The proteins below are encoded in one region of Hordeum vulgare subsp. vulgare chromosome 3H, MorexV3_pseudomolecules_assembly, whole genome shotgun sequence:
- the LOC123440248 gene encoding early nodulin-like protein 1, with product MADCKKWLLLVVGLTSIVSSSEAYVFYAGGRDGWVVDPAESYNHWAERNRFQINDTIVFVRGEGEGEGADSVLLVTEPDFDACNTRNPVRRLEDAGGRSEFRFDRSGAFFFISSDEDRCQKGKKLYIVVMAARPRESALAPAPGSSPLWASSPGSSPLWASSPGSSPLWASSPEYAEAPGMSPGDEGMSRSALQAPPPTASAARLELDVIAVGVVVGVLGALVL from the exons ATGGCAGACTGCAAGAAGTGGCTTCTGCTCGTCGTGGGCCTCACGTCCATAGTTTCTTCATCGGAGGCGTACGTCTTCTACGCCGGGGGCCGCGACGGCTGGGTCGTCGACCCCGCCGAGAGCTACAACCACTGGGCCGAGCGCAACCGGTTTCAGATCAACGACACCATCG TGTTTGTGcgcggcgagggcgagggcgagggcgcggACTCGGTGCTGCTGGTGACCGAGCCGGACTTCGACGCGTGCAACACGCGCAACCCTGTCCGCCGTCTAGAGGACGCCGGGGGCCGCTCGGAGTTCCGGTTCGACCGGTCGggtgccttcttcttcatcagcagCGACGAGGACCGGTGCCAGAAGGGCAAGAAGTTGTACATCGTCGTGATGGCGGCTCGGCCCCGGGAGTCGGCGCTGGCACCGGCGCCCGGGTCCTCACCGCTTTGGGCATCGTCGCCGGGGTCCTCACCGCTTTGGGCATCGTCGCCGGGGTCCTCACCGCTTTGGGCATCGTCGCCGGAGTACGCGGAGGCCCCGGGCATGAGCCCTGGTGACGAGGGGATGTCGCGCAGCGCGCTGCAGGCGCCACCGCCGACGGCGAGCGCGGCACGGTTGGAGTTGGACGTAATAGCCGTCGGCGTTGTCGTCGGGGTTTTAGGCGCTCTGGTGCTCTGA